A stretch of the Fusarium musae strain F31 chromosome 2, whole genome shotgun sequence genome encodes the following:
- the WC1 gene encoding blue light receptor, with the protein MPMWQENSMLGPADTFVDLESGSPSNTQPGAKTPDPATNQDKKADQSSTNNVASPKASLESTHHEVKAQIPTAPIPRPINIYSKSGFDALKVLMLAITRKNSQFDIGQIDMSCSFVVCDITLEDCPIVYVSDSFQTLTGYSRHEALGRNCRFLQSPDGKVERGSPRPYVDDGTVYSLKTNVEEKRETQISMINYRKGGKPFLNFLSIIPIPWDTDEIRYYVGFQIDLIEPPTVFVPGNIWTQL; encoded by the coding sequence ATGCCAATGTGGCAGGAAAATTCAATGCTGGGACCGGCAGATACATTCGTCGATTTAGAGTCTGGGAGCCCTTCTAACACTCAGCCTGGCGCCAAGACCCCGGACCCAGCCACGAATCAAGACAAAAAGGCGGATCAATCGTCTACGAACAATGTTGCTTCTCCCAAAGCCTCCCTTGAGTCGACACATCACGAAGTCAAGGCCCAAATACCTACTGCCCCAATACCCAGACCGATAAACATCTACAGCAAAAGTGGATTTGACGCCCTCAAGGTACTCATGCTGGCTATCACTCGGAAGAATTCCCAATTCGATATCGGCCAAATCGACATGTCATGTTCCTTTGTCGTCTGCGATATTACGCTTGAAGACTGTCCTATAGTTTACGTCTCTGACAGCTTCCAAACTCTGACGGGGTATAGTCGACATGAGGCTCTTGGTAGAAACTGTCGGTTTCTCCAATCGCCAGACGGCAAGGTTGAAAGAGGTTCCCCAAGGCCATATGTGGATGACGGTACTGTGTACAGCCTCAAGACAAATgtggaggagaaaagagaaacacAGATAAGCATGATCAACTATCGGAAGGGAGGTAAGCCATTCTTGAACTTCCTTAGCATTATCCCTATACCCTGGGATACGGACGAGATTCGTTACTATGTTGGTTTTCAGATAGACTTGATTGAGCCTCCCACTGTATTCGTGCCAGGAAACATATGGACACAGTTATAA
- a CDS encoding hypothetical protein (EggNog:ENOG41), which translates to MEAFHMYSKALQILARSLPHIKQEQTTEEPRLMTSALLAAFEVLGPESYKEGIAHQLFADGRLHLIYPEIHNRKRSAFDTPGWKSIPWSTVPKTPKDELVDILLEIPGLLEDLEREAADATQQESLHKQLQERCRICREDLRNWCNSLGDASVSFAEELISIPATQDSSLSPEDFAMAHLGMIYWATCSLLYQIMADDTTAWLYCRKVLLMVPFFQRPDMGAIFINFVGFPDIYGPKSRQPATGIL; encoded by the exons ATGGAGGCATTTCATATGTACTCCAAGGCGCTGCAGATCCTGGCTCGGTCTTTGCCGCATATCAAACAAGAACAGACGACAGAAGAACCTAGGCTAATGACATCTGCGCTTCTCGCAGCATTTGAGGTACT AGGTCCAGAGAGCTACAAAGAAGGCATTGCTCACCAGCTATTTGCAGACGGTCGCCTACATCTG ATTTACCCTGAAATTCATAACCGTAAACGGTCGGCTTTTGACACCCCAGGGTGGAAGTCCATACCATGGTCCACGGTACCAAAGACTCCGAAGGACGAGTTGGTGGACATACTTCTGGAGATTCCTGGTCTCCTGGAAGACCTTGAGcgagaagctgctgatgCCACGCAGCAGGAGTCATTGCATAAGCAGCTGCAGGAAAGATGCCGAATTTGCCGCGAAGATCTACGCAACTGGTGCAATTCTCTCGGCGATGCTAGTGTCAGCTTCGCCGAAGAGTTGATATCGATCCCTGCAACCCAGGATTCCTCTCTGTCCCCAGAAGACTTTGCCATGGCTCATTTGGGCATGATCTACTGGGCGACTTGCAGCCTCCTGTACCAAATCATGGCCGACGACACTACGGCTTGGCTGTACTGCCGTAAAGTCTTGCTCATGGTTCCCTTCTTTCAGAGGCCTGATATGggggccatcttcatcaactttGTGGGGTTTCCG GATATTTACGGACCCAAATCACGGCAGCCAGCTACGGGCATTCTTTGA